DNA from Geobacter sulfurreducens PCA:
CGCGATACGATCCGATTGAAGCGACGCTCGAGCATGCGAGGCAGATCCTCGCCCCTGGCGTGAATGGCCTCGAACCTCCGGCACCCCAGCAAACGGGCCGCGTGGCGCTGAAAGATGATCTTCTTTTCAACGGCGTCAACCGACACCGCTGTCATAGTCGGGAACACCAACGCCAGGGGCAAAACGGGAAAACCGCCACCAGACCCCAGATCAAGCAGTTCGTCGTCACCGCTCACCAGCCGACACAAGGCCAGCGAGTCGACAAAGTGCTTCAGGGCGATCTCTTCGTCGCCGGTGATGGCTGTGAGGTTAATTTTCCGGTTCCACTTTTTCAGCTCGTCGGCAAAGAGGGAAAATAACGTGACCAGTTCGTCACTGATCTCGACACCCAGCTCGGCAGCACCTTCCTGCAGTATCCGGCAGGCCCGGCCGTTCACGACGACGCGCTCCTGGATTTGATGGCCACGGAAAGGATACCGACGGCGGCAGGGGTGACCCCCTGGATGCGTGAGGCCTGCCCCAAGGTATCGGGGAGAAAGCGAAGGAGCTTTTCCCTCACCTCGGCGGAGAGACCGGGGATGACGGTGTAGTCCAGGTCGTCGGGGATACGGGTCCCTTCCAGCTTGCGCGCCCGCGCCACCTGGTCCAGCTGCCGCTCGATGTAGCCCTGATATTTGATCTGGATCTCCACCTGTTCCTTCACCGACGGCGGAACCATACCCGCAACCGGGTCAATCTGCGAAAGCTCTTCATAGGTGATGTCGGGCCGCCGCAAGAGCTGCTCAAACGTCAAAGCATTGCGCAGATCGGTCATGCCGTAGGTTTCGAGGAACGACGGATCCGCCTCGGACGGCAGGAGTTTCGCGGTGCGCAACCGTTCCAGCTCCGCACCGATCCGCTCACGTTTTTCCAGGAACAGCCGGTACTCCTCGTCCCGAACGAGACCAACAGCGTGGCCACGTTCCCGAAGGCGCAGGTCGGCGTTGTCCTCCCGCAGCAGCAACCGGTATTCGGCCCGCGACGTGAACATCCGGTAGGGTTCGCGGGTCCCCAACGTTACCAGATCGTCGATCATGACCCCGATGTAGGCCTCGTCGCGGCCGAGCACCAGGGGCTCCTCACCCTGCACTCGCAACGCCGCGTTGATGCCCGCCATGAGCCCCTGCCCCGCCGCCTCCTCGTAGCCGGATGTGCCGTTGATCTGGCCGGCGTGATAGAGGTTGCGGATGAGCTTTGTTTCAAGTGACGTATGGAGTTGAATCGGATCCACGTAGTCGTACTCGATGGCGTAGGCCGGCCGCATGATCTCAACGTTTTCCAGCCCCTCGATGGAGCGGTAGAGGCGATACTGGATATCGATGGGAAGAGAGGTGGAGAGGCCCGACGGATAGTATTCCACCGTATCGCGCCCCTCTGGCTCAAGAAAACTCTGGTGG
Protein-coding regions in this window:
- the mnmG gene encoding tRNA uridine-5-carboxymethylaminomethyl(34) synthesis enzyme MnmG yields the protein MNLIDYEKQYDVIVAGAGHAGCEAALAAARMGCETLLLTINLDAIALMSCNPAIGGLAKGHLVKEIDALGGEMGKNIDATGIQYRILNTRKGPAVRASRAQADKQLYRLRMKHVMEEQEHLSLKQGEVTGLVVEDGRVRGVVTKVGVRFLGKTVILTTGTFMRGLIHVGLTNYPGGRAGDLPSVGLSDQLRDLGFTVGRLKTGTPARLDGNTIDFSRLEPQYGDDPPVPFSFSTERIDRPQLPCYIAYTNERTHEIIRSGLDRSPLYSGVIEGVGPRYCPSIEDKVMRFPDKDRHQSFLEPEGRDTVEYYPSGLSTSLPIDIQYRLYRSIEGLENVEIMRPAYAIEYDYVDPIQLHTSLETKLIRNLYHAGQINGTSGYEEAAGQGLMAGINAALRVQGEEPLVLGRDEAYIGVMIDDLVTLGTREPYRMFTSRAEYRLLLREDNADLRLRERGHAVGLVRDEEYRLFLEKRERIGAELERLRTAKLLPSEADPSFLETYGMTDLRNALTFEQLLRRPDITYEELSQIDPVAGMVPPSVKEQVEIQIKYQGYIERQLDQVARARKLEGTRIPDDLDYTVIPGLSAEVREKLLRFLPDTLGQASRIQGVTPAAVGILSVAIKSRSASS
- the rsmG gene encoding 16S rRNA (guanine(527)-N(7))-methyltransferase RsmG; its protein translation is MNGRACRILQEGAAELGVEISDELVTLFSLFADELKKWNRKINLTAITGDEEIALKHFVDSLALCRLVSGDDELLDLGSGGGFPVLPLALVFPTMTAVSVDAVEKKIIFQRHAARLLGCRRFEAIHARGEDLPRMLERRFNRIVSRAFSDIPSFARMALPLLMPQGTIIAMKGRGGAEEADAARGALEEMGLTVVRVTEYRLPFSGDARTLVEIGFC